A genomic segment from Dasypus novemcinctus isolate mDasNov1 chromosome X, mDasNov1.1.hap2, whole genome shotgun sequence encodes:
- the FATE1 gene encoding fetal and adult testis-expressed transcript protein has protein sequence MAGGLPSIKEKMGLSVDKELKPGGQKQSQEHLMVAEMAERGTWSLGASQRRQKLETKAPCSVLAPPDWNMSASHPKKMRPQLQKPRMSREQGQNDTHENPGGFQDVRHQYDSNPESDVVAEIGLEELNELEMEIMRRQLRVITWRLQALEDQGATWRHREALFFAMLVSACIANLWLWIRQ, from the exons ATGGCAGGAGGGCTCCCTAGCATCAAGGAGAAGATGGGATTGTCCGTGGACAAAGAGCTGAAGCCTGGAGGCCAAAAGCAAAGTCAAGAGCACCTGATGGTAGCAG AAATGGCAGAACGTGGAACCTGGTCCCTGGGAGCGTCACAGCGTCGACAGAAGTTGGAAACCAAGGCTCCTTGCTCAGTTCTGGCACCACCAGATTGGAATatgtctgcctcccaccccaagaAAATG AGGCCCCAGCTGCAGAAGCCCAGAATGTCAAGAGAACAAGGTCAGAATGATACCCACGAGAATCCTGGGGGTTTCCAAGACGTGCGGCACCAGTATGATAG TAACCCAGAGTCAGATGTGGTTGCTGAGATTGGTCTGGAAGAGCTGAATGAACTGGAGATGGAAATCATGAGAAGGCAG CTGCGTGTCATCACCTGGCGTCTGCAGGCCCTGGAGGACCAAGGTGCCACCTGGCGCCACCGAGAAGCCCTGTTCTTCGCTATGCTGGTGTCAGCCTGTATCGCCAACCTGTGGCTATGGATTCGGCAGTGA